A window of Microcystis aeruginosa FD4 contains these coding sequences:
- a CDS encoding alpha-amylase family glycosyl hydrolase: MKFADQNLAKPRPGSLNDFSLPRRESYYPSSADWRNEVLYFLLPDRFSDGKENTRPLLNRQQLNQSRPNLPNGQSWRFDKWAESGGDRWQGGTLKGLESKLDYLNQLGVTTIWIGPIFQQRGHLNTYHGYGIQDFLEVDPRFGTRQELVGLVNQAHKKGLRIILDIIFNHSGYNWDYAPGTPGGEQEPPYTSSWYQFGSWLGDQGQIIAGKPRTNADGVWPSELQEADCYTRAGYSEGGLGRGDLEDPNAEFRRSDFINLRDFQLDYPHLLDNLARCYKYWIALTDCDGFRIDTLKHVTYDQARNFCGTIKEFAANLGKSDFFLVGEIAGGDYNQDRYLDVVGQNLNAALDIGEMRGNLNQVAKGLIDPRAYFNGFDPGNAVMGSHRNLGRRHVSILDDHDHVFGEKIRFSSEAASDHQVVAGVALQLFTLGIPCIYAGTEQALAGPETAERKWLSDWKKSDRYLREAMFGPEHPRQFGVAGLQSVDQNLPGFGPFGTAGAHCFDSNHPAYVRIGAMAAIRKQFPVLRLGRQYLRPTAIPFLNLPFGDHGRSGEIIGWSRVLDDEEALCALNSHGTDNRGAKVLVDANLNPIGSTMTVVLNTAEAAVPGYTGPHKVGSTVPVQRQDKIAYVEIQPIPASEFLILINQP, encoded by the coding sequence ATGAAATTTGCCGATCAGAATCTAGCCAAACCGCGACCAGGTAGTCTAAACGATTTTTCTTTACCTCGCCGTGAGAGTTATTACCCTTCCTCTGCGGATTGGAGAAATGAAGTGCTTTATTTTCTCTTGCCTGATCGTTTTAGTGATGGGAAAGAAAACACACGTCCTCTGCTGAATCGTCAACAACTGAATCAGTCTCGACCTAATCTGCCAAATGGACAGTCTTGGCGATTTGATAAATGGGCAGAGTCAGGCGGCGATCGCTGGCAGGGAGGAACGCTTAAAGGATTAGAGTCGAAGCTAGATTATCTAAACCAACTAGGGGTAACAACAATCTGGATAGGACCCATCTTTCAGCAACGGGGTCACTTGAATACCTATCACGGTTATGGTATTCAGGATTTTTTAGAGGTTGATCCTCGCTTTGGGACTCGCCAGGAGCTGGTTGGTCTGGTCAATCAAGCCCACAAGAAGGGATTACGCATTATCCTCGATATCATTTTTAACCATTCCGGATATAACTGGGACTATGCTCCGGGTACTCCTGGGGGAGAACAGGAACCTCCCTATACGTCGAGTTGGTATCAGTTTGGCTCATGGCTAGGTGATCAGGGACAAATCATTGCAGGGAAGCCTCGAACTAACGCGGACGGGGTTTGGCCGAGCGAACTCCAGGAAGCAGATTGCTATACTCGGGCCGGCTATAGCGAGGGAGGCCTGGGGCGGGGAGATTTGGAGGATCCCAATGCCGAATTCCGGCGTTCAGATTTTATTAATTTGCGTGATTTCCAGTTAGACTATCCTCATCTTTTAGACAACTTAGCCCGGTGTTACAAATACTGGATCGCGTTGACAGACTGCGATGGCTTTCGGATTGATACGCTCAAGCATGTGACCTATGATCAAGCTCGAAATTTTTGTGGAACGATTAAGGAGTTTGCGGCTAATTTGGGCAAGAGTGACTTCTTTTTAGTGGGAGAAATAGCAGGCGGAGACTATAACCAAGACCGCTATCTAGATGTAGTAGGGCAAAACTTAAATGCTGCCTTGGATATTGGCGAGATGCGGGGGAATCTTAATCAGGTTGCCAAAGGGCTGATAGATCCAAGAGCTTACTTTAACGGGTTTGATCCAGGGAATGCGGTAATGGGATCACACCGGAACCTCGGACGGCGGCATGTTTCAATTTTGGACGATCACGATCATGTATTTGGTGAAAAAATCCGCTTTTCCAGCGAAGCTGCATCAGATCATCAGGTCGTTGCTGGGGTGGCATTGCAACTGTTCACATTGGGGATTCCCTGCATTTACGCTGGAACAGAGCAGGCATTGGCAGGGCCAGAAACGGCTGAACGGAAGTGGTTATCCGACTGGAAGAAATCCGATCGCTATTTGCGAGAGGCCATGTTTGGTCCTGAGCATCCCCGGCAATTCGGCGTGGCGGGCCTGCAATCCGTTGATCAAAACTTACCTGGCTTTGGGCCATTTGGGACAGCAGGTGCTCATTGTTTTGATTCCAATCATCCAGCCTATGTCCGGATTGGAGCTATGGCGGCAATCCGTAAACAGTTTCCAGTGCTGCGCTTAGGACGGCAATATTTACGACCAACCGCCATCCCTTTTCTGAACTTACCCTTTGGCGATCACGGACGGAGTGGAGAAATTATCGGTTGGTCACGGGTTTTAGATGACGAAGAAGCACTTTGTGCGCTAAACAGTCATGGAACGGATAATCGAGGAGCGAAAGTGTTGGTGGATGCCAATCTCAACCCAATCGGAAGCACTATGACAGTGGTTTTGAATACGGCTGAAGCGGCGGTTCCGGGTTACACGGGTCCTCATAAAGTGGGATCAACAGTCCCGGTACAACGACAAGATAAAATTGCCTACGTTGAAATTCAACCGATTCCAGCATCGGAATTTTTGATTTTGATAAATCAACCATAG
- a CDS encoding nSTAND1 domain-containing NTPase — protein sequence MNKSVIINLGSGDLYQGFRRVTVQLWTDGNPRPEQFIGTLPAAPALGELYRNWQLVYRGLCDRLGRSEAERLTGGQRHPIISQPGHLSSSSLADAGELEISEVGITNISQVSFDELCQQLQASINTWLKSEGFLPIELQLRSRLDSSAPIRVMIETNDLELRSLPWHRWHFFEDYPQAEMALSQPEYQYRNVLKSAKTDQKVRILAVLGNSSAIDLATETRLLQRLQDGSVKFLANPSRQEFNTQLWQPEGWDILFFAGHSQTRGQTGRIYINENSTHNSLTIPQLEEALKTAIEKGLTLAIFNSCDGLGLAQALEKLHIPTVIVMREPIPNRVAQEFFQQFLTAFALEQLPLYLAVQQARRKLQGLEDDFPAASWLPVICQNLAVEPPTWIQLGGTPTCPYRGLFAFREEDARFFFGREQVTQALLAAVKQKPLVAVIGASGSGKSSVVFAGLVPRLRQELGSSGMKEQGSPSVQIVSFRPGNNPFEALATGLAPCPAIAKFVSLHQPQQGCGDALPEGQSDSFANAVELERLLRQDDQGLSNLIGWVKQQNLGMRLILIADQFEELYTLCPEAERQSFLDTVLNAVNSAPAFTLILTLRADFCGYALAYRPLSDALQGAIQILGPMNPEELQAAIAKPAAQMQVRLEDGLIQKLIHAMNEQPGRLPLLEFALTQLWSNQRDGWLTNQAYDQIGGVEASLANHAEFVYAQLNEEERQRSQRVFIQLVQPGAGTDDSRRSATRDDVQPENWDLVARLASSRLVVTNRNESTGEETVEIVHEALIGGWKRLRNWMQLDREFRLWQEQLRANRYQWERSHQDEGALLRGKPLTDAEYWYLNRPDQLSSGDRELIEQSVALRDCELKSQKRRRKLTISGLTGGLLGALILAGVAWGQWQNSVRSESQAITASSEALFVSNNKLDALIEAIRARKKLDWTGGVDNETKTKVDSVLRQADYGVLEYNRLSGHRDEVKSVAFSPDGNTIASAAGDKTIKLWKQDGTLIATLNGHSDKIWQAVFSPDGQTIASASKDKTIKLWRIEAGKIPILIRTLVGHHHDVRGVAFSPDGQMLASASDDKTVKLWKRDGTLIATLAGHTAIVNGVAFSPDGQMLASASDDETVKLWKRDGTLITTLTGHTDIVNGVAFSPDGQLLASASWDKTIKLWKLETGKMPTLLATLTGDSEVVYGVAFSPDSQTLASGSWDKTVKLWKRDGTPITTLNGHSDRVWGVAFSSDGENLASASGDKTVKLWQLKSPLMTRLAGHTAVVIGVAFSPDGKTIASTSDDKTVKLWQRDGTLFATLSGHTAQVYGVAFSPDGQRLASASADNTVKLWKLGRGKPRLLATLMGHQAVVWGVAFSSDGQMLASASWDNTVKLWNLGQGTPQLLATLRGHQAAIFGVAFSPDSKTLASASADNTVKLWRVKPAQMPVLLRTLTGHTAQIYSVAFSPDGQTIASASADNTIELWKPDGTLLTTLKGHSAVVYSVAFSPDGQTIASASWDKTIKLWKPDGTLLTTLNGYSDRFWGIAFSHDGQTIASANEDKTVILWNKEQVLTLNPLMYGCNWVHDYLKTNPNVNESERHLCD from the coding sequence ATGAACAAGTCAGTGATTATTAATCTAGGCAGTGGGGACTTGTATCAGGGATTTCGGCGAGTTACCGTTCAGTTGTGGACGGACGGCAATCCGCGGCCAGAGCAATTTATCGGCACGTTGCCCGCCGCACCTGCTTTAGGGGAACTGTATCGAAATTGGCAGCTTGTTTATCGGGGGCTATGCGATCGCCTTGGGCGCAGCGAAGCTGAACGCCTTACGGGCGGACAACGTCATCCCATAATATCCCAACCAGGACATCTATCCTCATCTTCTCTCGCAGACGCTGGTGAACTAGAAATCAGTGAAGTAGGCATTACCAATATTTCTCAGGTCAGTTTTGATGAGTTGTGCCAGCAGCTACAGGCAAGCATCAATACTTGGCTGAAATCGGAGGGGTTTCTCCCCATTGAACTGCAACTGCGATCGCGACTCGACTCATCCGCTCCCATCCGAGTCATGATTGAAACTAACGATCTGGAATTGCGCTCTCTTCCCTGGCATCGCTGGCATTTCTTCGAGGATTATCCCCAAGCGGAAATGGCGTTGAGTCAACCAGAGTACCAGTATCGAAATGTTCTGAAGTCAGCAAAAACTGACCAGAAAGTCAGGATTTTAGCCGTCTTAGGCAATAGCTCTGCCATTGATTTAGCCACAGAAACCCGCTTACTTCAGCGGTTGCAGGATGGGTCAGTTAAGTTCCTGGCCAACCCCTCACGCCAGGAGTTCAATACTCAATTATGGCAGCCTGAAGGGTGGGATATCCTGTTTTTTGCCGGTCACAGTCAAACCCGGGGACAAACGGGTCGAATATATATTAATGAGAATTCAACCCACAATAGTTTGACGATTCCACAGTTAGAAGAGGCACTGAAAACCGCGATCGAGAAGGGGTTAACGCTGGCTATTTTTAATTCTTGCGATGGTTTAGGCTTGGCACAAGCACTGGAGAAACTACACATTCCCACGGTGATTGTCATGCGCGAACCGATTCCCAATCGGGTGGCACAAGAATTTTTTCAGCAGTTTCTGACAGCATTTGCGCTCGAGCAATTGCCGCTCTATCTTGCCGTTCAGCAAGCGCGTCGAAAGCTGCAAGGATTAGAAGATGATTTTCCAGCAGCGTCTTGGTTGCCCGTGATTTGCCAAAATCTAGCCGTTGAACCTCCCACTTGGATTCAGTTGGGAGGAACGCCAACCTGTCCCTATCGCGGTCTATTTGCCTTTCGGGAGGAAGATGCTCGGTTCTTCTTTGGGCGGGAGCAGGTAACTCAGGCACTGCTGGCTGCGGTCAAACAAAAGCCATTGGTGGCGGTGATTGGTGCTTCTGGCAGTGGCAAATCATCCGTCGTCTTTGCGGGATTAGTGCCGCGCTTGCGTCAGGAATTAGGCAGTAGCGGCATGAAGGAACAAGGCTCGCCGTCTGTACAGATTGTCTCGTTTCGTCCAGGAAATAATCCGTTTGAAGCGTTAGCAACTGGGTTGGCGCCTTGTCCTGCGATCGCTAAATTTGTCTCTCTACATCAGCCCCAACAGGGGTGTGGCGATGCTCTCCCAGAAGGTCAAAGCGACAGCTTCGCTAACGCAGTAGAACTAGAGCGGCTCTTGCGGCAAGACGACCAGGGATTATCCAACCTCATCGGGTGGGTTAAACAGCAGAATTTAGGGATGCGCCTGATTTTGATCGCCGATCAATTTGAAGAACTCTATACCCTTTGTCCAGAGGCAGAGCGACAGAGTTTTTTGGATACTGTACTAAATGCCGTGAACTCCGCTCCAGCGTTCACCCTGATTCTGACCCTAAGAGCAGACTTTTGTGGCTATGCCCTAGCTTACCGCCCCTTGAGTGATGCTTTGCAAGGTGCAATTCAGATTTTGGGGCCGATGAACCCGGAAGAGTTGCAAGCCGCGATCGCCAAGCCCGCCGCCCAAATGCAAGTGAGGTTAGAGGATGGGTTAATCCAGAAGCTGATCCATGCCATGAACGAGCAGCCAGGGCGTTTGCCCCTGTTGGAATTTGCCCTCACGCAATTGTGGTCAAACCAGCGAGATGGATGGCTAACCAATCAGGCTTATGACCAGATTGGCGGCGTAGAAGCATCACTGGCCAATCACGCAGAATTCGTGTACGCTCAACTGAACGAAGAGGAGCGACAGCGATCGCAACGGGTATTTATCCAATTAGTGCAGCCTGGCGCCGGGACAGACGATAGCCGGCGTTCTGCTACACGGGATGACGTGCAGCCGGAAAACTGGGACTTGGTGGCGCGTTTAGCCTCCTCTCGCTTAGTGGTGACCAACCGCAACGAATCTACAGGAGAAGAAACCGTAGAAATTGTTCACGAGGCATTAATTGGCGGCTGGAAACGGCTCAGGAATTGGATGCAGCTCGATCGAGAGTTTCGCCTCTGGCAAGAGCAACTGCGGGCAAACCGCTACCAGTGGGAGCGCAGCCATCAGGATGAAGGGGCATTGTTGCGGGGTAAACCTCTGACCGATGCAGAATATTGGTATCTGAATCGCCCTGATCAACTGAGTTCGGGCGATCGCGAATTGATTGAGCAAAGTGTGGCACTGCGCGATTGCGAACTGAAATCCCAAAAGCGCAGGCGAAAGTTAACGATCTCAGGACTCACAGGTGGCTTGCTAGGGGCCTTAATCTTAGCAGGAGTCGCTTGGGGGCAATGGCAGAATTCAGTGCGTAGCGAGAGCCAAGCCATCACTGCGTCCTCAGAAGCACTTTTTGTATCTAACAATAAGTTAGATGCGTTGATTGAGGCCATTCGGGCAAGAAAAAAATTAGACTGGACAGGCGGAGTAGACAATGAAACTAAAACTAAGGTAGATTCCGTCTTACGGCAGGCAGATTATGGTGTTCTTGAATACAATCGTTTATCAGGACATCGGGACGAAGTTAAAAGCGTCGCCTTCAGCCCCGATGGTAACACGATCGCCTCGGCTGCTGGCGATAAAACTATCAAGCTCTGGAAGCAAGATGGTACTCTAATCGCCACCCTCAACGGACACAGCGATAAAATTTGGCAAGCTGTGTTCAGTCCCGATGGTCAGACAATCGCGTCCGCTAGCAAAGATAAAACCATCAAACTTTGGAGGATAGAAGCAGGCAAAATACCTATTCTAATAAGGACCCTTGTTGGACATCATCATGATGTGAGGGGAGTGGCATTCAGTCCCGATGGTCAAATGCTGGCTTCAGCCAGTGACGATAAGACAGTAAAACTCTGGAAGCGGGATGGCACTTTAATTGCAACTCTAGCAGGTCACACTGCTATCGTGAACGGAGTAGCGTTCAGCCCTGATGGTCAAATGCTGGCTTCAGCCAGTGATGATGAGACGGTAAAACTCTGGAAGCGGGATGGCACCTTGATTACAACTCTCACAGGTCACACTGATATTGTGAACGGAGTAGCGTTCAGCCCCGATGGGCAGCTCCTAGCTTCAGCCAGTTGGGACAAAACGATAAAACTCTGGAAACTAGAAACAGGAAAAATGCCGACTCTACTGGCAACCCTCACAGGAGATAGTGAAGTGGTTTATGGAGTGGCCTTCAGCCCTGACAGTCAGACTCTCGCTTCAGGTAGTTGGGACAAGACTGTTAAGCTCTGGAAACGAGACGGCACTCCGATCACGACTCTCAACGGACATAGCGATCGCGTTTGGGGAGTAGCTTTCAGTTCCGATGGGGAAAATCTTGCTTCAGCCAGTGGTGACAAAACAGTCAAGCTTTGGCAGCTGAAAAGCCCCTTGATGACAAGGTTGGCAGGACATACTGCGGTCGTAATTGGAGTGGCCTTCAGCCCCGATGGTAAGACCATTGCTTCGACCAGTGATGACAAAACGGTCAAGCTTTGGCAGCGAGATGGCACTCTGTTCGCAACTCTCAGCGGACATACCGCTCAGGTTTATGGAGTCGCCTTCAGTCCCGATGGTCAGAGGTTGGCCTCCGCAAGTGCAGATAATACCGTCAAGCTCTGGAAGCTAGGGCGAGGGAAGCCTCGATTACTTGCAACCCTAATGGGACATCAAGCAGTGGTTTGGGGAGTAGCCTTTAGTTCTGATGGACAGATGCTTGCGTCTGCAAGCTGGGATAATACTGTCAAGCTCTGGAACTTAGGGCAAGGAACGCCCCAACTCCTCGCCACCTTGAGAGGACATCAAGCGGCAATTTTTGGAGTGGCATTTAGCCCTGACAGCAAAACCCTAGCTTCCGCAAGCGCAGACAATACCGTTAAACTCTGGAGAGTGAAGCCAGCGCAGATGCCTGTTTTACTGAGGACACTTACAGGACATACTGCTCAGATTTACTCAGTAGCATTTAGTCCTGATGGTCAGACGATTGCCTCGGCAAGTGCAGATAACACGATCGAGCTTTGGAAACCGGATGGCACTTTATTGACGACTCTCAAAGGTCATAGTGCTGTCGTTTATTCAGTCGCTTTCAGTCCCGATGGTCAGACCATTGCCTCAGCAAGCTGGGACAAGACGATCAAGCTTTGGAAACCGGATGGTACTTTGTTGACGACTCTGAATGGCTATAGCGATCGCTTTTGGGGCATCGCCTTCAGTCACGATGGTCAAACCATTGCCTCGGCAAATGAAGACAAGACAGTCATTTTGTGGAATAAGGAGCAGGTTCTTACGCTTAATCCCTTGATGTACGGTTGCAATTGGGTGCATGATTATTTGAAAACGAATCCCAACGTGAATGAAAGCGAGCGCCATCTTTGTGATTGA
- a CDS encoding Uma2 family endonuclease, producing MQSPTITSPLDAFLQQANIEASPAWEFIHGQAQQKPMPTLFHCRLQRNLVNAINNQTKAYEAIQELRCIVPPLSPVPDIAVVKSDRLSEVDGPLQGPPDWLIEIRSPDQSTLDLQNKILHCLSNGTQLAWLIDIQRQQIWVWENQELPLVYAVTDILPTLGNISDLTVETVIAMTQQR from the coding sequence ATGCAATCTCCTACAATCACTAGCCCCTTAGACGCTTTTCTCCAGCAAGCCAACATTGAAGCCTCTCCTGCCTGGGAATTCATCCATGGACAGGCCCAGCAAAAGCCCATGCCAACGCTGTTTCATTGCCGCCTCCAGCGCAATCTTGTTAACGCGATCAACAACCAAACCAAAGCATACGAGGCAATCCAAGAACTCCGTTGCATCGTGCCCCCGCTGTCTCCCGTGCCTGACATTGCCGTTGTTAAAAGCGATCGCCTCTCAGAGGTGGATGGACCGCTGCAAGGTCCACCGGACTGGTTAATTGAAATTCGCTCCCCCGACCAAAGTACGTTAGATCTACAGAATAAAATTCTGCACTGCTTGAGCAACGGAACTCAGCTCGCCTGGCTGATCGATATTCAGCGACAGCAAATCTGGGTTTGGGAGAACCAAGAACTGCCACTGGTCTATGCGGTCACCGATATACTCCCTACCCTTGGCAATATCTCTGACCTGACTGTGGAAACTGTAATCGCAATGACCCAGCAGCGATAA